DNA sequence from the Candidatus Binataceae bacterium genome:
GCGTCGCGCTCTGGGCGAGCACGCGCATGATGTGCTCGCGCTCGATCTTCTCGAGGCTCGCCGCCGCTGCCGCCGCGCTCGTCGTGATGCCTTCCGGCGCTTCGCGGAAAATCGAATCGGGCAGGTCGTCGGGGGTGATCAGGTCGCTGCGGCAGAGCACGGCGGCGCGCTCGAGGGCGTTGCGCAGTTCGCGCACGTTGCCCGGCCAGCGGTAGTTGCGGAGCGCGGCGGCGGCTTCGGGCGAAAGCTGCATCGGCGCGCGCCGATTGCGCACGCTGGCCGCCGTCAGCATCCATTCGGCCAGCGGCAGGATATCCTCGGGGCGCTCGCGCAGCGGCGGCACCGAGAGCGTGATGACGTTGAGGCGGTAGAACAGGTCTTCGCGGAAGCGGCGCGCCGCGACTTCCGAGCGCAGGTCGCGATTGGAGGCGGCGATGATGCGGATGTCGACGCGGATGGTGCGATCGCCGCCGACCCGCTCGAAGCTCTGCTCCTGTACGAAGCGCAGGAACTTGGTTTGCAGGCCGGCGGAAAGGTCGGCGATTTCATCGAGGAAGACGGTGCCGCCGTCGGCCGCTTCCAGCCGCCCCGGCTTGTCCTTGATCGCGCCGGTGAAGGCGCCGCGGACGTGGCCGAACAGCTCGCTCTCGAGCAGCTCCTCGGAAAGCGTGGTGCAATTGACCACCACGAACGGGCGCTCGTGGCGCGGGCTCCATCGATGGATCTGGCGCGCCAGCACGTTCTTGCCGGTGCCGCTCTCGCCGCTCAGCAGCACGGTCGCCTCGCTCGCCGCGGCCTGGCGCGCGGTCTCCATCAGTCGGACCATCGCGGGGCTGCCCGAATCCAGCAGCGGAGCCTCGTCGATCGCGTTGCGCAGCGCGCGATTCTCGGCCCGCAGCACCTGCAGTTGCAGCGCGCGCTCGGCCAGGTGCTGGATCTGGTCTAGCGAAAACGGCTTGGTCACGTAGTCGAACGCGCCGGCCTTCATCGCGGCGACCGCATTCTCGACCGTGGCGTACGCGGTCATCAGGATCACCATGCACTCGGGGCGGCGCTTGCGGATCTCGGCCAGCAGCTCGAGCCCGTTCATCTCGGCCATCCGGTAGTCCGTCAGCACCAGGTCGAACGGCGCCGCCTCGATCATCGCGCGCGCCGCGCGGCCGCTCTCGGCGGTTTCGGCCTCGTGGCCGAGCGACTGGAAAAACGACGCCAGGTTGGTGCGGATATTCTTCTCGTCGTCAACTATGAGCATCCGCGCCATTCGCTCAGCCCTCCCGCGCCGCCGGCAACTGGACCACGAAGCGGCTGCCGGCCGGCGAATTTCCGGTGACGAAGATGCGCCCGCCGTGAGCCACCACGATGTCCTTTACGATCGCCAGGCCCAGTCCCGCCGAGCCCTTTTCGGCGCCGTCGCCATACTGCGCGAAGCGTTCGAATACGTAGTCGCGAAGCTCGGGCGCGATACCCGGGCCGGTGTCCGCGACCTCCAGCCGCACCGTGTCATCGGCGGAGCTGGTCGCAACCTCGATCCGCCCGCCCTCGGGAGTATAGCGAAGCGCGTTGCCGATCAGGTTCGACACGACCCACGAAAGCTTGACCGGATCGCCGCTGACCGGCGGTACCTGGGCGATATGGCTCTCGAGCGCGATGTGCTTTTCCTCGGCCTGCAGGCGGAAGCGCCCGGCGACGTCTTCGGCCACCTGCGCGAGGTCGAGCCGCTCGCGCGCGAGCGAGATCGAGGCGAGCTCGCCGCGCGCGAGATTGAGCAGGCTGTCGGTGAGCTGCTTCATCCGCGCGCATTCTTCGAGAATCGTGCGCAACAGCTCGCGCTGACGGGGGTCGAGCGCATCCTCGTGGCGCTGCATCATCTGCGCGGAAAGCGCGAGCGACGTGAGGGGCGTGCGCAGTTCGTGCGAAAGCGTTTCGACCAGGTTGCTGCGCGCGCGGTCCTGGTCGCGCAAATAGGTCACGTCCTGCAGGATTAGCAGAGTGCCGAGCGGGGCCCCCTCGGTACGATGGAGCGTGATCGGCTTGAGCACGTACGAATGGTCGCGTCCGCGCACGTGCAGTTGCACCTCGGTGCGCGGCCCGTCGGGCGCGGCGCGCCTGAGCCCGCGCAGCGCGTCGCGCACCCGGCGGTAGTGCGGCGAGTTACTGCTCAGGTCGTCGAACTGGCTGCCCAGCGCCTCGGCGGGTTCGATGTCCATGATCAGGGCGGCGATCTCGTTGATGTGGGTCACGATTCCGGCCGAGTCGATCAGCACCACGCCGTCTTCGAGGCTTTCGATGATGGCCTCGGTCTTGTGCTTCTCGTAGAGCAGGCGCTCGACGTTGAGCTTTTCGTATTGTTCCAGATGGTCGGCCATCTCATTGAACTCGCGTGCGACGCTCTCGAGCTCGGCCAGCGACTGCGGCCCGAGCCGCACCGAGGTGCGGCGCTGGCTCACCCCGCGCAGGCGTTCGGCCAGCTCGGTCAGCGGCAGCGTCAGCGCCCATCCAAGACCCCAGGAAAGCACGATGCCGGTCACGAGCAGGACCGCGAGGCCGGCGGCGAATTCGGCGGTCAGGCGCTTGCCGAGGCCGGCGGCGCGGCTGTCCGCGCGCCACATCGCGGCCTGGTTCATCGCGATCAGATCGTTCAGCCGCGCGTGCAGTTCGTCGAACTGCTGGTCGTGGCGTGCCTGCGGCGGCGCCACGGCGACCTCGTCGAACAGCCGGCGCCCGCGGCTCTCGATATCGTGCGCCAGTTCGGGCTCGCCCAGCTCGGTAAAATCGCGATCCTCGACATCCATCCAGTGCATGAAGGTGTCGCGGGAGGCGGCAAGGCGCGCGCGCGGGTTGCCGTTGCGCTCGGCCATCTGCAGTTCCCACAGCGCCTGATGCATGTGCTGGGCGGCCTCGATGCTGGTGTAGTTGCGATGGAGCGTCTCGCTGATCGAGCCGCCGAGCCGGTACACGCGGGGCAGCGCGTAGAGGCCGAGCCCGATTATCAGCACTACCAGCAGCAGGCTGACGTTGCGGATGCGCGCGCGCAGCGACGGCGTGCTCATGATTCTTTTTCCGTCTCGCCGACGTCTTCGCCGCCCACGATCTCGACGTCGAAATCGCTCGCCGCGCCGAGCAGCCGTTTGGTCACGTCGCCCTTGAGCAGGCGGCGCCAGAGCGGCTGATGGGTGCGGCCCAGCACGATCTTGGTGACTCCGTGCGTGCGCGCGAATTCGAGCATGGCGGCGACGATGTTCTCCGATTTGAGCCACACGGTTTCAGCGCCGAGGTCGCTTGCGAGGTTGATGTTGTCGAGCAGGCTGACGAAGTCCCGGGTGCTGACCCGGCTGACCGCCTCGGACGGCGTTTCGACGTGCACCGCGTACCAATCGGCGCCGAGCTGCCCCGCGATGCGGCAGGCCTTGCGCAGCAGCATCCCGCGATCGCGCGCGTTGGAGGAGAGCCCGACCATCACGCGCTCGGTCGGCAGCGTGCGCCGGCCGCCCTCGCGCTGCAGCGCCTCGCGGTCCTCGCGCTGGCGGCTCAGGCCGCGCGCGACCTCGCGCAGCGCAACCTCGCGCAGCGAAGCGAGGTTGGTCGGCTTGAAAAAGTTCTTGAGCGCGTGCTCGATCTGCGCGGCCGGGTAGATCTTTCCCTCGCGCAGCCGCTCGCGCAGCGCCTCAACGGTCACGTCCACGTTGACGATCTGGTCGGCGCGGGCGAGGAAGGAGTCGGGCACGGTTTCGCGCACGTCGACGCCGGTCAGCCGCTTCATCCGCGGATTGAGGCTTTCGATGTGCTGGATGTTCATCGCGCTGATCACGTTGATGCCCGCCGCGAGCAGCTCCTCGATGTCCTGGTAGCGCTTTTCATGCTTGGAGCCGGCGACGTTGGTATGCGCAAGCTCGTCGACGATCGCGACCTCGGGCTTGCGCGCCACGATCGCGTCGACGTCCATCTCTTCCATTTCGACGCCGCGATAGTTCAGCTTGCGCCGCGCCACCATCTCCAGGTCGCCCACCATGTCCTCGGTGTCGGCGCGCCGATGGGTTTCGATGAAGCCGAGCACGACCTCGACGCCCTTGTTGCGCAGCTCGTGCGCCTCCTCGAGCATCCGCCAGGTCTTGCCCACTCCGGCTGCCGCGCCAATGTAGATCTTGAGCCGGCCCTTGCGCTGCTCGGCGACCAGATCGAGAAATGATTCGGGCGCGGGACGTTCTTCAGCCATACGGCCAAGAGTATATACTCGCGCCGCTCCCGGTCTCAGTGTCCCGCCGCGGCCATCCGATCCAGGGCCAGGTTAAGCTCGAGGACGTTGACGCCGGGTTCGCCGAGAAATCCGGCGAAGCGCGGCCGCAGGTTGTCCTGCAGCGCCGCCCGCACCGCATCCTCGCTAAGCCCGCGCGCCTTCGCCACCCGCTTGACCTGGAGCTCCGCCGCCGCCGGGGAGATTTCCGGATCGAGCCCGCTGCCGGACGCGGTCACCAGGTCCATCGGCACGTCGGCGGGCGTGGCGCCCGGATTTTCCTCGAGCACTT
Encoded proteins:
- a CDS encoding sigma-54 dependent transcriptional regulator → MARMLIVDDEKNIRTNLASFFQSLGHEAETAESGRAARAMIEAAPFDLVLTDYRMAEMNGLELLAEIRKRRPECMVILMTAYATVENAVAAMKAGAFDYVTKPFSLDQIQHLAERALQLQVLRAENRALRNAIDEAPLLDSGSPAMVRLMETARQAAASEATVLLSGESGTGKNVLARQIHRWSPRHERPFVVVNCTTLSEELLESELFGHVRGAFTGAIKDKPGRLEAADGGTVFLDEIADLSAGLQTKFLRFVQEQSFERVGGDRTIRVDIRIIAASNRDLRSEVAARRFREDLFYRLNVITLSVPPLRERPEDILPLAEWMLTAASVRNRRAPMQLSPEAAAALRNYRWPGNVRELRNALERAAVLCRSDLITPDDLPDSIFREAPEGITTSAAAAAASLEKIEREHIMRVLAQSATLDEAAATLGINVTTLWRKRKRYGID
- a CDS encoding ATP-binding protein; the protein is MSTPSLRARIRNVSLLLVVLIIGLGLYALPRVYRLGGSISETLHRNYTSIEAAQHMHQALWELQMAERNGNPRARLAASRDTFMHWMDVEDRDFTELGEPELAHDIESRGRRLFDEVAVAPPQARHDQQFDELHARLNDLIAMNQAAMWRADSRAAGLGKRLTAEFAAGLAVLLVTGIVLSWGLGWALTLPLTELAERLRGVSQRRTSVRLGPQSLAELESVAREFNEMADHLEQYEKLNVERLLYEKHKTEAIIESLEDGVVLIDSAGIVTHINEIAALIMDIEPAEALGSQFDDLSSNSPHYRRVRDALRGLRRAAPDGPRTEVQLHVRGRDHSYVLKPITLHRTEGAPLGTLLILQDVTYLRDQDRARSNLVETLSHELRTPLTSLALSAQMMQRHEDALDPRQRELLRTILEECARMKQLTDSLLNLARGELASISLARERLDLAQVAEDVAGRFRLQAEEKHIALESHIAQVPPVSGDPVKLSWVVSNLIGNALRYTPEGGRIEVATSSADDTVRLEVADTGPGIAPELRDYVFERFAQYGDGAEKGSAGLGLAIVKDIVVAHGGRIFVTGNSPAGSRFVVQLPAAREG
- a CDS encoding sensor histidine kinase KdpD, coding for MAEERPAPESFLDLVAEQRKGRLKIYIGAAAGVGKTWRMLEEAHELRNKGVEVVLGFIETHRRADTEDMVGDLEMVARRKLNYRGVEMEEMDVDAIVARKPEVAIVDELAHTNVAGSKHEKRYQDIEELLAAGINVISAMNIQHIESLNPRMKRLTGVDVRETVPDSFLARADQIVNVDVTVEALRERLREGKIYPAAQIEHALKNFFKPTNLASLREVALREVARGLSRQREDREALQREGGRRTLPTERVMVGLSSNARDRGMLLRKACRIAGQLGADWYAVHVETPSEAVSRVSTRDFVSLLDNINLASDLGAETVWLKSENIVAAMLEFARTHGVTKIVLGRTHQPLWRRLLKGDVTKRLLGAASDFDVEIVGGEDVGETEKES